A stretch of Fundicoccus culcitae DNA encodes these proteins:
- the tnpC gene encoding IS66 family transposase → MSGYTDISRELTYSELLEKCQNIENKYTVLENEYDILKENYENLLEVTKEQEAANQALIDQNTQLQKDFNTLDAAHQEILRQLSQANRTLYGTSSEKLPLDQDDLFDMEPIKVVLKKKSKASSTSPRGKKTRGFKERAVTNVPIEVHEHTLDCNNATCPICEGGLQKFGKKLAFETLIYVPAKIIKEQHYRWSYKCHECDKHDVTTIVQAKAPKPIIEKSLVSASLLAAVIYQKYGLHLPYARQEKEWEKLGANFSRRTLANWPILACEKYLNVVYERLVSHLLDSPHIHADETPYQILRRSDGRSARSDSWIWIYATGYLDDYLITLYQSTLTRSYSHPEKFLEDYQGSLTCDGFGGYEGLNPSITLQHCWSHVRRYFYNLPDDVPIKSKAMKYIGKIFSYESTYSEEKLLPEERQKRRKKQSSKVVREFFSWLETLPFHSKATTKAINYTLTRRETLVSYISDGSLEITNNRAERLVRPVKLIKNNANFSVSEDGAKSLAVSMTIIQTAKLNGLDPEGYLTYLFEGLSQMDLETVDTQTIDEYLPWSDRTQQNCPKLIVRK, encoded by the coding sequence ATGAGCGGATATACTGATATATCAAGGGAATTAACTTATTCTGAACTTTTAGAAAAATGTCAAAATATTGAAAATAAGTATACTGTTTTAGAAAATGAATATGACATCCTTAAAGAAAATTATGAAAATCTTTTAGAAGTCACTAAAGAACAAGAGGCAGCCAATCAAGCCCTCATCGATCAAAATACACAACTACAAAAAGATTTTAACACCCTTGATGCCGCTCACCAGGAGATTCTTCGTCAACTGAGTCAAGCCAATCGGACTCTCTATGGAACTTCCAGTGAAAAACTTCCTCTAGATCAAGATGATTTGTTTGATATGGAGCCTATTAAGGTTGTCCTTAAGAAAAAATCCAAAGCTTCTTCAACATCCCCTCGAGGTAAAAAAACAAGGGGGTTTAAAGAGCGAGCAGTCACTAATGTACCCATTGAAGTGCATGAACATACCCTTGATTGTAATAATGCCACCTGCCCTATTTGTGAGGGGGGACTCCAAAAATTCGGGAAAAAATTAGCGTTTGAGACGCTTATTTATGTGCCTGCAAAAATAATTAAAGAACAACATTATCGCTGGTCATATAAATGTCATGAGTGTGACAAACACGATGTCACAACAATTGTTCAAGCTAAAGCACCAAAACCGATTATCGAAAAAAGTTTAGTAAGTGCCAGCCTACTAGCTGCCGTTATTTATCAAAAATACGGCCTACATTTACCCTATGCACGACAAGAAAAAGAATGGGAAAAACTTGGGGCTAATTTCTCACGCCGAACGTTAGCGAATTGGCCTATTTTGGCATGCGAGAAATATCTCAATGTCGTTTACGAGAGATTGGTTAGCCATCTTCTCGACTCACCGCACATCCATGCCGATGAGACCCCTTATCAAATTCTCCGCAGAAGTGATGGGCGATCCGCTCGATCAGATAGTTGGATTTGGATATACGCCACAGGTTATTTAGACGATTATCTGATTACGTTGTATCAATCCACCTTAACCCGGAGTTATAGTCACCCTGAAAAATTTTTAGAAGATTATCAGGGTTCTTTGACATGCGATGGTTTTGGTGGTTATGAAGGACTTAATCCATCCATTACACTTCAACATTGTTGGTCGCATGTACGTCGGTATTTTTATAATCTTCCTGATGACGTTCCAATCAAATCAAAAGCCATGAAATATATTGGAAAGATATTTTCTTATGAGTCAACCTATTCTGAGGAAAAACTATTACCTGAAGAACGTCAAAAACGACGAAAAAAACAAAGCAGTAAAGTTGTTCGAGAATTTTTCAGTTGGTTAGAAACCTTACCTTTTCACTCAAAAGCTACAACAAAAGCGATTAACTATACTTTAACTCGACGGGAAACGCTAGTAAGTTATATTAGTGATGGTTCATTAGAGATTACGAATAATCGGGCTGAACGGTTAGTGCGACCTGTCAAATTAATCAAGAATAATGCGAATTTTTCAGTCAGTGAAGATGGAGCTAAATCTTTAGCAGTCAGTATGACGATTATTCAAACGGCTAAGTTAAACGGTCTAGATCCAGAGGGTTACCTAACCTATCTCTTTGAAGGATTATCACAAATGGATTTAGAGACAGTAGATACTCAAACGATAGATGAATATTTACCTTGGTCAGATAGAACCCAACAAAATTGTCCAAAATTAATAGTGAGAAAGTAG
- the tnpB gene encoding IS66 family insertion sequence element accessory protein TnpB (TnpB, as the term is used for proteins encoded by IS66 family insertion elements, is considered an accessory protein, since TnpC, encoded by a neighboring gene, is a DDE family transposase.) yields MIVDFKRASNIYLIQGTHHFKRHFDSLVAMVEYEYKMKLDEDSVFLVCGSDNSEFCAFYFDGEGIVSIVKRFDQGSLFWPRSSQGIIKITEQQLDLLLSGYPIEPKVKPSPRKA; encoded by the coding sequence ATGATAGTTGACTTCAAACGAGCTTCAAATATTTACCTCATTCAGGGAACACACCATTTTAAACGTCATTTTGATTCACTTGTTGCGATGGTTGAATATGAGTATAAAATGAAACTGGATGAAGATTCTGTCTTTTTAGTTTGTGGGTCAGATAATTCTGAATTTTGTGCTTTCTATTTTGATGGAGAAGGTATCGTATCTATTGTTAAAAGGTTTGACCAGGGTTCATTATTCTGGCCGCGTTCATCGCAAGGAATTATCAAAATTACCGAACAACAATTAGATCTTTTATTGTCTGGGTATCCGATTGAACCAAAAGTAAAACCTTCCCCAAGAAAGGCATAA